Genomic DNA from Mycolicibacterium helvum:
CGCTGGCCGCGGTCACCCAGGACATCATCGGACTCATCGGATCCGAAACCGACGGCGCCGCCATCGATCTCACGGCGGACTCAGGCCTGCAAGACGCCGGCCTGGATTCGGCCCGGGTGCTGTCGCTGGTCTTCCGCATCGAAGCCCGCTACGACATCGACTTGGACGCCGAGGACGGTGACGACCTGCGCACCATTGGTGAGCTGGCTCAGTTGGTACTACGCCGCATTCAGGAGCGCCCGTGAACGGCGCCCCGGCGATCCAGCCCAAGTTCGAGACGCTCACCGAAATGCTCGACAGTGCAGCGCACAGCGGCCAGAGCCTGTTCTTCGTCGACCGCAACGAGAACGACATCGACGTGTCCTTTGCCCAGATTCGCCGGCACGCCGGCGAACTCGCCGCCGGCCTGCGCGCCGCCGGTGTGCGCCCCGGCGATCGTGTCGCACTCGTGCTGCCGACCGGGCCGGACTTCGTCGCCAGCTTCTTCGGCGTGCTCTATGCGGGTGCCATCCCCGTGCCGCTGTACCCACCGGTGCGCCTTGGCAAGCTCGACGAGTATCGCCACCGCACCGCGGCGATGCTGCGGGCAGTTCAGGCGGTCCTGATCGTCACCGAGGATCGGATCCGTCCGCTACTGGAGTCCGACGAGACTCGCTGTCTTACCGCAGCCGAATTACACGGCAGCGAAAGCGATGAAATCAGGCTGTCTGCAACTGATCTGGCGTTGGTTCAATTCTCCTCGGGCACCACGCACGATCCCAAGCCTGTCGCCCTCACTCATGGAAACCTGCTGCACAACCTCGCCGCGATCGCCGACTACTTCGTCCGGGCAGGCATGCCCGAGCAGGTGGGTGTCACGTGGTTGCCGCTGTACCACGATATGGGGCTGATCGGAAACCTGTTGATGGCGTTCTATCTTCCCCGCCCTTTGGTGTTGCTGCCGCCGGAACTGTTCCTTGCGGTGCCCGCCGCGTGGCTGCGCGCGATCTCGCGACACCGCGGCACCGTTACCGCGGCACCCAATTTCGCTTTCGGCTTGTGCCTGAAACGGATTCGCGACGAGGACCTGGCCGGTGTCGACCTGAGTTCGTGGCGGTTGTGCCTGAACGGCGCCGAGTTGACCAGCGCCGAGGTTCAGCGGCGATTCAGCGAGCGCTTCGGGCGCTGGGGATTCGATGCCAGCGCCTTCACTCCGGTCTATGGGCTGGCCGAGGCGTCGCTGGCGGTGACCTTCAAGCCGGCCGGCAGCATGTTCGGAGTCTGCGAGCTCGACAACAAGGAGCTGGTGAGCACGGGTCGCCCGTTGGCAGGGGTCGAGGTCGAAATCCGCGGAGACGATTCGCGTCCCTTGCCCGAGGACCAGGCTGGACACATCTTCGTGCGAGGACCGAGCGTGATGGCCGGTTACTTCGGCCGCGCCGACCTCACCGGTCAAGTGTTACATGACAGCTGGCTGGATTGCGGTGACCTCGGATTCATCCATGCCGGTGAGCTTTTCGTCTGCGGGCGCAGCAAGGAGACCGTGATCATCCGCGGGGCGAACCACGCACCCCAGGACTTCGAAGCGGCACTTGACGGGATAGCCGGTGTCCGCACCGGCTGCGCGGTGGCCGTCGGCTACCTGCCGGTCGACGCCGACGATGAGGCACTGGCCATGCTCGTCGAGACCACCGCTGATGCACCCGACGACTTGGCGGTCGACGTGGCAGCACGGGTGCTGGCGCGCACCGGTATTGCCGTCGGGCACGTCGAGCTACTGGCGCCGGGTACGTTGCCTCGGACATCCAGCGGAAAACTCCGCCGGCTGGAGGCGCGTACCCAGTGGCTGGCGGGAACGCTGTCGTCGTGTTAGCGGGTATCGCTCGGCTTGCGACGCACGCTCCTCGCCGGATGATCGCGGTCGCGGCGCTCGTTCTGGTCGGCACCGCGGCATTCGGAATTCCGGTGGCCGGCCGGCTTTCTGCCGGCGGCCTCACCGACCCCGGCGCCCAGTCGTCACAGGCAAGGACCCTGCTGGCCCGCACCTTTACCCAAGGTGACATGCCGCTGCTGATCACCGTCAGCTCGCCTGCCGGCGCGAATTCCAGCGCTGCGCGGACGGTGGGCACCGAGATCGTGCAGACGCTCACCGGGGCGCCGAATGTGGCGATGGTGACCTCGCCGTGGACCGCACCACCGTCCGCGGCCGCATCGCTGATCAGCAA
This window encodes:
- a CDS encoding acyl carrier protein, which translates into the protein MTAAGRPPTTLAAVTQDIIGLIGSETDGAAIDLTADSGLQDAGLDSARVLSLVFRIEARYDIDLDAEDGDDLRTIGELAQLVLRRIQERP
- a CDS encoding AMP-binding protein, whose protein sequence is MNGAPAIQPKFETLTEMLDSAAHSGQSLFFVDRNENDIDVSFAQIRRHAGELAAGLRAAGVRPGDRVALVLPTGPDFVASFFGVLYAGAIPVPLYPPVRLGKLDEYRHRTAAMLRAVQAVLIVTEDRIRPLLESDETRCLTAAELHGSESDEIRLSATDLALVQFSSGTTHDPKPVALTHGNLLHNLAAIADYFVRAGMPEQVGVTWLPLYHDMGLIGNLLMAFYLPRPLVLLPPELFLAVPAAWLRAISRHRGTVTAAPNFAFGLCLKRIRDEDLAGVDLSSWRLCLNGAELTSAEVQRRFSERFGRWGFDASAFTPVYGLAEASLAVTFKPAGSMFGVCELDNKELVSTGRPLAGVEVEIRGDDSRPLPEDQAGHIFVRGPSVMAGYFGRADLTGQVLHDSWLDCGDLGFIHAGELFVCGRSKETVIIRGANHAPQDFEAALDGIAGVRTGCAVAVGYLPVDADDEALAMLVETTADAPDDLAVDVAARVLARTGIAVGHVELLAPGTLPRTSSGKLRRLEARTQWLAGTLSSC